One stretch of Lysobacter sp. TY2-98 DNA includes these proteins:
- a CDS encoding integration host factor subunit beta, with protein MTKSELIEILAQRQAHLKAEDVELAVKSLLDMMSGSLSGGERIEIRGFGSFCLHYRPPRVGRNPKTGESVALRGKHVPHFKPGKELRERVSDVQPIDEDV; from the coding sequence ATGACCAAGTCCGAGCTCATCGAGATCCTCGCCCAGCGACAGGCCCACCTGAAGGCCGAAGATGTCGAGCTGGCGGTGAAATCGTTGCTGGACATGATGAGCGGATCGCTGTCCGGCGGTGAGCGCATCGAGATCCGCGGCTTCGGCAGCTTCTGCCTGCACTACCGGCCACCCCGTGTGGGTCGCAACCCGAAGACGGGCGAGTCCGTTGCCCTTCGCGGCAAGCACGTTCCGCACTTCAAGCCGGGCAAAGAGCTGCGCGAGCGCGTCAGCGACGTACAGCCGATCGACGAGGACGTCTGA
- the lapB gene encoding lipopolysaccharide assembly protein LapB, whose protein sequence is MAFINEWLWFFLLLPLAALSGWVIGRRGGKLHSESQVSRLSTTYFRGLNYLLNEQPDKAIELFLHIAELDKETFETQVALGHLFRRRGEVDRAIRLHQALVQRNDLNDAQRVQALLALGEDYMKSGLLDRAETVFSELVALDLSPLALRHLIGIYQAERDWSKAIENAQRFEEATGEPMGKLIAQFECELADRHRAAGEVDAARDAIARAYQADANSVRAGMLEGRIEMDAGRHAAAIRSFERVARSDPDYLPEVMPQLLEAYEAVGDVPGARKFLAEMCEHYRGIAPVLALTKMIEKEEGVAPARAYLAKELKNRPSVRGEAALIELSLAEEADPTATLIDLRNITDQLLVRNPSYRCTRCGFGARSHHWQCPSCKEWGSVKPLLNYAVV, encoded by the coding sequence ATGGCGTTCATCAACGAATGGCTGTGGTTCTTCCTGCTGCTCCCGCTCGCCGCCCTGTCGGGCTGGGTGATCGGTCGACGCGGCGGCAAGTTGCACAGCGAGAGCCAGGTCAGTCGCCTCTCGACGACGTACTTCCGCGGCCTGAATTATCTGCTCAACGAGCAGCCGGACAAGGCGATCGAGCTGTTCCTGCATATCGCGGAACTCGACAAGGAAACCTTCGAGACGCAGGTTGCGTTGGGTCACCTGTTCCGTCGTCGCGGCGAGGTCGATCGGGCGATCCGTCTGCATCAGGCACTCGTGCAGCGCAATGACCTCAACGATGCGCAGCGGGTCCAGGCGCTTCTCGCGCTGGGCGAGGACTACATGAAGTCCGGTTTGCTCGACCGCGCCGAGACGGTCTTCAGCGAGCTGGTCGCGCTCGATCTTTCGCCGCTCGCGTTGCGTCACCTGATCGGCATCTACCAGGCCGAGCGCGACTGGTCGAAGGCGATCGAGAACGCGCAACGCTTCGAGGAGGCCACCGGCGAACCGATGGGCAAGCTGATCGCGCAGTTCGAATGCGAACTTGCGGATCGGCATCGTGCGGCCGGTGAGGTCGACGCCGCGCGGGACGCGATCGCGCGCGCCTACCAGGCCGATGCGAATTCCGTCCGTGCGGGCATGCTCGAAGGCCGCATCGAAATGGATGCGGGACGCCATGCGGCGGCGATCCGGTCGTTCGAACGCGTCGCGCGCAGTGATCCGGACTACCTGCCGGAAGTGATGCCGCAGCTGCTCGAAGCGTATGAGGCAGTCGGCGACGTACCCGGCGCGCGCAAGTTCCTCGCGGAGATGTGCGAGCACTATCGCGGCATCGCACCGGTGCTGGCGCTCACCAAGATGATCGAGAAGGAAGAGGGCGTTGCACCGGCGCGCGCGTACCTTGCGAAAGAACTCAAGAATCGCCCGTCCGTGCGAGGCGAGGCGGCGCTGATCGAGCTTTCGCTCGCCGAAGAAGCCGATCCGACGGCGACATTGATCGACCTTCGCAACATCACCGACCAGCTACTGGTGCGTAACCCGAGCTATCGCTGCACCCGATGCGGTTTCGGCGCACGCAGCCACCACTGGCAGTGTCCAAGCTGCAAGGAGTGGGGCTCGGTGAAGCCGCTGCTCAATTACGCGGTCGTGTGA
- a CDS encoding glycosyltransferase family 4 protein — MSPIVLAIAVLMVSAAGTALARAYALRRRLVDEPGERRSHSVATPRGGGAGPVVAIALAMLFIAMRVGETPSVLLALTGFVMVAAIGAWDDHRPLPASLRLVVHVAAGALLAFANADPLAAPVLFALTLGLAVVLVNVWNFMDGIDGIAASQAALVAIAAIAVGRGLSGSAIAVVVAAACMGFLPFNFPRARIFMGDVGSGALGFAITMLVAETGRRSMIDGLRLLLPLSPFLVDATMTLARRVIRRERWWQAHAQHLYQGLARKYGHGRVTAGYAAVTAVAALTALATASEGPAVTIASLVVWYTGAAVSWLLLQRGIAHAARQD, encoded by the coding sequence GTGAGCCCGATCGTTCTCGCCATCGCAGTGCTGATGGTTTCGGCAGCCGGTACGGCGCTGGCGCGTGCGTATGCGTTGCGCCGACGTCTCGTCGATGAGCCGGGCGAACGGCGCAGTCATTCCGTCGCGACGCCGCGGGGCGGCGGGGCTGGGCCCGTCGTGGCGATTGCACTCGCGATGCTTTTCATCGCGATGCGCGTCGGCGAAACACCGTCGGTGCTGCTCGCGCTCACCGGGTTCGTCATGGTTGCAGCCATCGGCGCATGGGACGACCACCGCCCACTGCCGGCGTCGCTCCGATTGGTCGTTCACGTCGCCGCGGGCGCGTTGCTCGCGTTCGCGAACGCCGATCCTCTTGCGGCGCCGGTTCTCTTCGCCCTGACGCTCGGACTGGCCGTCGTCCTCGTCAACGTCTGGAACTTCATGGACGGCATCGACGGCATCGCCGCGTCGCAGGCCGCGCTGGTCGCGATCGCTGCGATCGCGGTCGGTCGCGGGCTGTCGGGCAGTGCGATCGCGGTCGTGGTGGCCGCGGCCTGCATGGGCTTCCTGCCCTTCAATTTTCCTCGAGCGCGCATCTTCATGGGCGACGTGGGGAGCGGGGCATTGGGCTTCGCGATCACGATGCTGGTCGCGGAGACCGGCAGGCGATCGATGATCGACGGGCTGCGGCTGTTGCTGCCGCTGTCGCCGTTCCTCGTCGACGCGACGATGACCCTTGCGCGCCGCGTTATCCGGCGTGAGCGCTGGTGGCAGGCGCATGCGCAGCACCTGTACCAAGGGCTAGCGCGCAAATACGGCCATGGGCGGGTAACAGCCGGTTACGCGGCGGTGACTGCGGTCGCCGCGTTGACGGCGCTCGCCACGGCGTCCGAAGGCCCAGCCGTTACCATAGCGTCGCTGGTCGTGTGGTATACGGGCGCGGCCGTGTCGTGGTTGCTGCTTCAGCGAGGGATCGCTCATGCGGCGCGTCAGGACTAA
- a CDS encoding nucleoside-diphosphate sugar epimerase/dehydratase, translating into MARLLTPWQARLPRIAVAAHDLAMVWVVWFGLHWMRYAVEPSSPDLPLWSLETALVLAVQGVAFWYVGLYRGLWRFASVPDLWNILKASVIGIIGVVAALFLYNRMDAVPRGVLVLYPVVLAAMLGAPRLVYRAWKDAQYEGRRTSSTRVLILGAGQAAEALVRDLRRFGTYQPVGFLDDAPRLRGSKMHGVPVLGAIDQLPAIARETAAQLVVIAIPSADATSLQRIVTICERSGLPFRSVPRLQDVLEGRSMPGELKEVAIEDLLGRKPVLPDWKAIRGWLGGRSVLVTGAGGSIGAELCRQCARHGARRIALVEMDELALMTTETALRRDFPDIETIPVLGDCGDPAVIAYAIARSQPEAVFHAAAYKQVPVLEAQLREAVRNNILATHRVAQACRDASVGTFVLISTDKAVDPVNVLGATKRMAEMVCQALADCPTRFVTVRFGNVLDSAGSVVPLFREQIRAGGPVTVTDPEVTRFFMTIPEACQLILQASAIGTHEAVYTLDMGEPVPIRLLAEQMIRLAGKHPGRDVAIVYTGLRPGEKLHETLFHADERYRPTQHPKILQAEPRKVVATQVADAIERFRDACTRYDLDALATLLCDAVPEFEPLAGSANRSATGTVVAFPARQSRKI; encoded by the coding sequence ATGGCCCGATTGTTGACCCCATGGCAGGCGCGCCTGCCGCGCATCGCAGTCGCGGCACATGACCTGGCCATGGTGTGGGTGGTCTGGTTCGGCTTGCACTGGATGCGCTACGCGGTCGAGCCGAGTTCGCCCGACCTGCCGCTCTGGTCGCTGGAGACCGCGCTCGTTCTCGCGGTGCAGGGCGTGGCGTTCTGGTACGTCGGCCTCTATCGCGGCCTGTGGCGCTTCGCCAGCGTGCCCGATCTCTGGAACATCCTGAAGGCGTCGGTGATCGGCATCATCGGCGTCGTCGCGGCGCTGTTCCTGTACAACCGCATGGATGCCGTGCCGCGCGGCGTGCTCGTGCTCTATCCGGTCGTACTGGCAGCGATGCTGGGCGCCCCGCGCCTGGTCTATCGCGCGTGGAAGGACGCGCAGTACGAAGGTCGTCGGACCTCATCAACCCGCGTGCTCATTCTCGGCGCCGGGCAGGCGGCCGAAGCGCTGGTGCGTGACCTGCGTCGTTTCGGTACCTACCAGCCGGTCGGCTTCCTCGACGACGCACCGCGCCTGCGCGGCTCGAAGATGCACGGCGTGCCGGTTCTGGGCGCGATCGACCAGCTTCCCGCGATCGCGCGCGAAACCGCGGCGCAGCTCGTGGTGATCGCGATTCCCTCGGCCGACGCCACGTCGCTGCAGCGCATCGTCACCATCTGTGAGCGTAGCGGCCTGCCGTTCCGTTCCGTGCCGCGCCTGCAGGACGTGCTGGAAGGCCGTTCGATGCCGGGCGAGCTGAAGGAAGTCGCGATCGAAGACCTGCTCGGTCGCAAGCCGGTGCTGCCGGACTGGAAGGCAATTCGCGGCTGGCTGGGTGGCCGTTCGGTGCTGGTGACCGGCGCGGGCGGATCGATCGGTGCGGAACTCTGCCGCCAGTGCGCGCGGCACGGTGCGCGGCGCATCGCGCTCGTCGAGATGGACGAGCTCGCGTTGATGACAACCGAGACGGCGCTGCGACGAGACTTCCCCGACATCGAAACGATTCCAGTGCTGGGCGACTGCGGCGATCCGGCCGTGATCGCCTACGCGATCGCGCGTTCGCAGCCCGAGGCCGTCTTCCATGCAGCGGCCTACAAGCAGGTGCCGGTGCTCGAAGCGCAGCTGCGCGAAGCCGTGCGCAACAACATTCTCGCGACGCACCGCGTTGCGCAGGCGTGTCGCGATGCCTCGGTCGGTACCTTCGTCCTGATCTCGACGGACAAGGCGGTCGATCCGGTCAACGTGCTCGGTGCGACCAAGCGCATGGCGGAAATGGTCTGTCAGGCGCTTGCCGATTGCCCGACGCGGTTCGTCACCGTGCGCTTCGGCAACGTGCTCGATTCGGCCGGCAGCGTCGTGCCGCTGTTCCGCGAGCAGATCCGTGCGGGTGGGCCGGTCACCGTGACCGATCCCGAGGTGACGCGCTTCTTCATGACAATTCCCGAGGCCTGCCAGCTCATCCTGCAGGCCTCCGCAATCGGCACGCACGAGGCCGTGTACACGCTCGACATGGGTGAGCCCGTGCCGATCCGCCTGCTTGCCGAGCAGATGATCCGGCTGGCCGGCAAACATCCGGGCCGTGATGTCGCGATCGTCTACACCGGCCTGCGTCCGGGCGAGAAGCTGCACGAGACCTTGTTCCACGCCGACGAGCGTTATCGCCCGACGCAGCATCCGAAGATCCTGCAGGCCGAGCCGCGCAAGGTCGTGGCGACGCAGGTCGCGGACGCCATCGAGCGCTTCCGCGATGCCTGCACCCGCTATGATCTCGACGCGCTCGCGACCCTGCTGTGCGATGCCGTGCCGGAATTCGAGCCGCTCGCGGGCTCCGCGAATCGCTCGGCGACGGGCACCGTCGTCGCGTTCCCTGCACGGCAGTCGCGCAAGATCTGA
- the galU gene encoding UTP--glucose-1-phosphate uridylyltransferase GalU produces the protein MTSTRTRRIRKAVFPVAGLGTRFLPATKTVPKEMLPIIDKPLIQYAVDEAIEAGCDTLVFITNRYKHAVADYFDKAYELEQKLEAAGKHEQLELVRHVLPPGVKTIFVTQTEALGLGHAVLCAKEVIGDEPFAVLLPDDLIWNRGPGALKQMADAAEENSCSAIAVQDVPHEMTGSYGIVATQDFANRRGRITRIVEKPKPEDAPSDLAVVGRYVLSPRIFELLETTTPGAGGEIQLTDAIQRLLEDEVVDAYRFRGTRFDCGTHIGLIEATIRYALDHEKLSDAAADMMRNALVELGVVEIS, from the coding sequence ATGACCTCGACCCGCACGCGTCGCATCCGCAAGGCTGTCTTTCCCGTCGCCGGACTCGGTACGCGTTTCCTTCCCGCCACCAAGACGGTGCCGAAGGAAATGCTGCCGATCATCGACAAGCCGCTGATCCAGTACGCGGTCGACGAAGCGATCGAGGCCGGTTGCGACACGCTGGTGTTCATCACCAACCGCTACAAGCACGCCGTCGCGGACTACTTCGACAAGGCCTACGAGCTCGAACAGAAGCTCGAAGCCGCGGGCAAGCACGAACAGCTCGAACTGGTGCGCCACGTGCTGCCTCCGGGCGTCAAGACGATCTTCGTCACGCAGACGGAAGCGCTGGGCCTCGGCCACGCCGTGCTCTGCGCGAAGGAAGTCATCGGCGACGAGCCGTTTGCCGTGCTGCTCCCGGACGACCTGATCTGGAACCGCGGCCCCGGCGCGCTCAAGCAGATGGCCGACGCGGCGGAAGAAAACAGCTGCAGCGCAATCGCTGTGCAGGACGTGCCGCACGAGATGACCGGCAGCTACGGCATCGTCGCGACGCAGGATTTCGCGAATCGTCGTGGGCGCATCACGCGCATCGTCGAGAAGCCGAAGCCGGAGGACGCGCCGAGCGATCTCGCGGTTGTTGGCCGCTACGTGCTTTCGCCCCGCATCTTCGAACTGCTCGAAACCACCACGCCGGGGGCCGGCGGTGAGATCCAGCTGACGGACGCGATCCAGCGCCTGCTCGAGGACGAAGTTGTCGACGCGTACCGTTTCCGCGGCACGCGTTTCGACTGCGGCACGCACATCGGGCTGATCGAAGCGACGATCCGCTACGCGCTCGACCACGAGAAGCTCAGCGACGCGGCGGCCGACATGATGCGCAACGCGCTCGTCGAGCTCGGCGTGGTCGAAATCAGCTGA
- a CDS encoding FAD-binding oxidoreductase has product MPRFQGDYYSASAGPPPAARPLAREIDCDVCVVGGGFAGLNTALGLLERGRNDLVLLESQHIGYGASGRNGGFVFGGYSRDEDRLLADLGPDVAREVYGWTNEAVRRIRDRIDHYGVHCDVVDGGVIWANWFDDPTPLATRQALLAQRYGVDWVWLDREEMRRRVVSERYADGLFEAAAFHFHPLRYARGLAGVLEDGGARVHEGTPAVALDRDGDRWRVRTPGGAVRARTVVLACGGYLAKLRRRVDAAVLPIATYVMVTEPLGDRLHEVLRTPAAVYDTRFAFDYYRPLPDTRLLWGGRISVLDRSPVEVEKLLVADMLRVFPQLQGVAIDHAWSGLMSYAPHEMPHVLQAEPGLWVAQAFGGHGVAPTTAAGDLVASAIAEGDTRWQLLSRYGLMPAFKPAGFLGAQLGYWWASAKDAAKEWGERRRG; this is encoded by the coding sequence ATGCCCCGATTCCAAGGCGATTACTACAGCGCGAGTGCCGGTCCGCCACCGGCGGCGCGCCCGTTGGCGCGCGAGATCGACTGCGATGTCTGCGTCGTGGGCGGCGGCTTCGCCGGGCTCAATACGGCGCTGGGACTGCTCGAACGTGGCCGGAACGATCTCGTGCTGCTCGAATCGCAGCATATCGGTTACGGCGCGTCGGGCCGCAATGGCGGCTTCGTATTCGGTGGCTATTCCCGCGACGAAGATCGACTGCTCGCCGACCTCGGGCCGGATGTCGCGCGCGAGGTCTACGGCTGGACGAACGAGGCCGTGCGTCGAATCCGCGATCGCATCGACCACTATGGCGTTCATTGCGACGTCGTCGACGGCGGCGTGATCTGGGCGAACTGGTTCGATGATCCGACGCCACTGGCGACGCGACAGGCGTTGCTCGCGCAGCGATACGGCGTGGACTGGGTGTGGCTGGATCGCGAGGAGATGCGCCGCCGCGTCGTCAGCGAACGCTATGCCGACGGCTTGTTCGAGGCGGCCGCGTTCCATTTCCATCCGTTGCGCTATGCGCGCGGGCTCGCGGGAGTCCTCGAGGACGGCGGTGCGCGCGTGCACGAGGGCACACCGGCGGTCGCGCTGGATCGCGACGGTGATCGCTGGCGCGTTCGCACGCCGGGTGGTGCGGTGCGCGCGAGAACCGTCGTACTCGCCTGTGGCGGATATCTCGCAAAGCTGCGGCGCCGCGTGGACGCAGCCGTGTTGCCGATCGCGACGTACGTCATGGTCACCGAGCCGCTCGGGGATCGCTTGCACGAGGTGCTGCGCACACCGGCGGCGGTCTATGACACGCGCTTCGCGTTCGACTACTACCGCCCGCTGCCGGACACGCGACTGTTGTGGGGCGGCCGCATCTCGGTGCTGGATCGATCCCCGGTCGAGGTGGAGAAGCTGCTCGTCGCCGACATGCTGCGAGTGTTTCCACAGCTACAGGGCGTTGCGATCGATCACGCCTGGTCGGGCCTGATGAGCTATGCGCCGCACGAGATGCCGCACGTGCTGCAGGCGGAGCCGGGGCTGTGGGTCGCGCAGGCATTCGGCGGACATGGCGTCGCGCCGACGACGGCTGCGGGCGATCTGGTGGCGTCGGCGATCGCGGAAGGGGACACGCGCTGGCAGCTGCTGTCGCGCTACGGCCTGATGCCGGCGTTCAAGCCTGCAGGCTTCCTCGGCGCGCAGCTCGGCTACTGGTGGGCCAGTGCGAAGGATGCGGCGAAGGAGTGGGGCGAGCGTCGTCGCGGTTGA
- a CDS encoding acetyl-CoA C-acyltransferase, with product MSKQVQDAYIVAATRTPVGKAPRGFFRNTRPDDMLAHVLRSVVAQAPGIDVNQIDDAIIGCAMPEAEQGMNVARIGVLLAGLPDVVAAQTINRFCSSGLQAVALAADQVRLGNADLILAGGTESMSMVPMMGHKIALNPRVFNKDEDHIAIAYGMGITAENVAKEWNIAREAQDAFAVESHRKALAAITGGEFRDEISPYEVVSHVPDLAGNAIQLKKRVVDTDEGPRADTSMEGLAKLRPVFKNRQFGGSVTAGNSSQMSDGAAAVLIASEAAIKQYGLTPLARFVSFSVAGVPPHIMGIGPNAAIPKALKQAGLTRDQLDWIELNEAFAAQALAVIKDSELDPSKVNPLGGAIALGHPLGATGAVRTATIVHGMRRHQKKYGMVTMCIGTGMGAAGILEAL from the coding sequence ATGAGCAAGCAAGTCCAGGACGCCTATATCGTCGCCGCCACCCGCACGCCGGTGGGCAAGGCGCCGCGCGGCTTCTTCCGTAACACCCGCCCCGACGACATGCTCGCGCACGTACTGCGCAGCGTGGTCGCGCAGGCGCCGGGCATCGACGTCAACCAGATCGACGACGCCATCATCGGCTGCGCGATGCCGGAAGCCGAGCAGGGCATGAACGTGGCGCGTATCGGCGTGCTGCTGGCCGGCCTGCCCGACGTCGTTGCCGCGCAGACGATCAATCGTTTCTGCTCGTCCGGTTTGCAGGCCGTTGCGCTCGCGGCTGACCAGGTACGGCTCGGCAATGCCGACCTGATCCTCGCGGGCGGCACCGAATCGATGTCGATGGTGCCGATGATGGGTCACAAGATCGCGCTCAATCCGCGCGTCTTCAACAAGGACGAGGACCACATCGCGATCGCCTACGGCATGGGCATCACGGCCGAGAACGTCGCAAAGGAATGGAATATTGCCCGCGAGGCGCAGGATGCGTTCGCCGTCGAATCCCATCGCAAGGCGCTAGCCGCGATCACGGGTGGCGAATTCCGCGACGAGATCTCGCCGTATGAAGTCGTGTCGCACGTGCCCGACCTCGCCGGCAACGCGATCCAGCTCAAGAAGCGCGTCGTCGACACCGACGAAGGCCCGCGCGCCGACACGTCGATGGAGGGTCTTGCGAAGCTGCGTCCGGTGTTCAAGAACAGGCAGTTCGGCGGCTCGGTGACCGCAGGTAACTCGTCGCAGATGAGCGACGGTGCGGCAGCGGTGCTGATTGCATCGGAAGCCGCGATCAAGCAGTACGGCCTCACACCTCTCGCCCGCTTCGTGAGCTTCTCGGTCGCCGGCGTGCCGCCGCACATCATGGGCATCGGCCCGAACGCGGCGATCCCGAAAGCACTCAAGCAGGCCGGCCTGACGCGCGACCAGCTCGACTGGATCGAACTGAACGAAGCGTTCGCCGCGCAGGCGCTGGCCGTCATCAAGGACAGCGAACTCGACCCCTCGAAGGTCAACCCGCTCGGTGGCGCCATCGCGCTCGGCCATCCGCTCGGCGCGACCGGTGCAGTGCGCACCGCGACGATCGTTCATGGCATGCGTCGCCACCAGAAGAAGTACGGCATGGTGACGATGTGCATCGGCACCGGCATGGGCGCCGCGGGAATTCTCGAGGCGCTCTGA